CGGATGCGCTTTTTCGTGCTCCTTTTGCGTTGTGCATCACTTGATGCGCGGCAAGTACCTCCAACGACAGCCCGAGGACGTGGTGGATGAGATCGAGAAGATCGCGGAGAACCATATTTATTTCGTGGACGACGAGACGTTCCTGAACAAGGACCGGTTGACAAAGATCGCGAACCTGTTGCTCGAGAAGGGGATCAAAAAGAAGTATATCAGCTGGGCGCGCGCTGATACGATCGTAAAATATCCCGATTTGTTCAAACTCTGGAAGCAGGCCGGTCTCAGCGTGGTCTACGTCGGCCTCGAGGCCATGGTCGGATCGCGGCTCGACAAGTATAAGAAGCGGACGACCGTGGATACGAACCGAAAGGCCATAGAGATACTGAAAGAGATCGGCATCACCCTCCATGCGAGCTTCATGGTGGATCCGGACTTCTCGGTCCAGGACTTCAGGGATCTTGAAAAGGAAATCATGAAGGTCTGTCCGGCCGAGGTCACCTTCACCGTGTTTTCGCCGTCGCCCGGGACCGACCTCTGGCATACGCATAAGAACGATTATATTGTCGACCCCTATCTCTATTACGACTGCATGCATACCATACTGGCGACAAAGCTCGATATGAACACGTTCTACGCTCACTTCGCGAAACTGTCGCGGGTGGCCCTTCAGGCGAACCCGCTGCGGGTGAACAAGGTCAAAGTGCCGTTCAAGGAACTGGTGAGGATCATTTACCTCGGCACGCGGTATATTTTCGCCATGCGGAACATCTATAAGGATTATTTACCGAAGAAAAGAGCATGAACATATTTGACACTATAAAGCGCGAGACGGAAGCGCTCTCGCAGAAGACCGCGGTTATTGAGGATGATGACCGCATTACCTATGGGCAGCTGATCAACGGCGCGGAACGGCTTGCCGATACCTTGCGTCAGCGCGGTGTCGGCCGGCTCCATCGCGTCGGTCTTTTCTGCGATGACAGTATAGACTATATTATCGCGAGTCTGGCAATATTATCTCTCTCGGCGGTTGTCGTTCCGATTTCTCCGGAGCAGACGGCTGAAGAAGCGGAGAACGTCATCAACATAATCGACATTGATTATCTGATCGCCGAACCGCGTCTGTGGCAGGGTGGATACGGCGATCCGCTGCAATCGAACGGTCTCTTTAAAAAAGAATTCACCATCGTGAAAAGGACGACGAGAGAGCGCCCGAAGGCAGAGTATTTCAGGATCAACCCGGCGTTTATCCGGTTCAGTTCCGGCACGACCGGCATGAGCAAAGGCGTGGTCCTTTCTCATGAGGCGATCATAGAACGGACCGATGCCGCGGACAAAGGGTTGCAGATAACGTCGAACGATACGGTGCTCTGGGTCCTGTCCATGAGCTTTCATTTTGTGGTTACGATTCTCCTGTTCCTGCGCCGCGGCGCGACTATCGTGCTCTGCGGTCATCGATATCCGATATCCCTCATAGAGGGGATCAAGTCGCATAAGGGGACGTTTATCTATTCATCGCCGTTTTATTACAGCCTCCTGGCCCGCACCGTGGCCCTGCCCGGAGATGCCTTGCAACATATCCGTCTTGCGGTCTCAACGGCCATGAAGCTTCCCGAACAGGTGGCAGAGGAGTTTTTTGCCAAGTTCGGTCTTGAGCTGACCGAGGCCTATGGGATCATCGAGGTCGGTTTGCCGTTTATCCGCCTTTCGGGAGATAAGGATAAACGAGGCTCCGTGGGCAAGCCGCTGCCGGATTTCGAGATATTTCTCGACAAGAAGGATGCCGATGGAGTAGGGGAGATCAGGATCAAGGGCAAGGGGATGCTCGATGCCTATTATTCTCCCTGGCAGGGCAGGGAGGCGATCTTGAACGATGGATGGTTCAAGACCGGCGATCTGGGGAAAATAGACCAGGACGGCTTCCTGACCATTGTAGGCAGGGAAAAGGACGTCATCAATTTTGTGGGAATGAAAGTATTCGCCCAGGAAGTGGAGTCTGTTCTTAATACGCATCCTCAGGTGAAGGAGTCTCTGGTGTACGGCGCTGCGCACGCTCAATGCGGTCAGCTTCCCATGGCGAAGATCGTATTACGGGACAAGAACGATGTTATGGATGCGAATGTTCTGAGGCGGTTCTGCTACCAGCGCCTGGCGCGGTACAAAGTACCGAAGGATTTTGAATTTGTGGACCAGTTGGCGAAAACCGCAAGTGGAAAGTTGAAGAGATGAAAATCCTGCTGATCAATCCCTTTGGCTCGAATTGGGTCGAAGGCAGGGAAGACGTTTCCGAGACCGCCATTCGCATGGCGCCGATCGGAATCCTGTCTATCGCCGCCTATTTGCTGGAAAAAAGGCATGAGGTGGAGGTTCACGACTGCCGGGGCGCTGTCAGCCGCATCGGCGCTGACGATGTCCTCTCCCGAGTCAAGTCCTTCAAACCCGATATGATCGGTTTCACGGCAGTGACGTCAGGTTTTCTGAATGCCTATCGCCTGACGGAGGAGATAAAAAAAACGGTTTCTGATGTTACGATCATTTTCGGCGGCGTGCATGTCTCTGCTCTGCGCGCGAAGATTCTTGAATCCTATCCCGCCATCGACTTTCTGGTCACCGGTGAGGGAGAGAAGGCCATGGCCGAGCTTGCCGCGGGAGCAAAGCTTGGCTCGATCCAGGGACTGGTGTATCGCGAGGGCACGGAGATCAGGGACAACGGTCTCAGAAACGATCTGTGCGAGCTTGATTCACTGCCATTTCCCGCGTACCACAAGCTTGAAGGGTTCCCGAAAAAGTTCGAGGCTGCGCTGTTCAATTACCCGAAAGCGCCGTCAGCGACGATTATTTCAAGCCGGGGCTGTCCCTACCAGTGTTCGTATTGCGACCGCTCGGTGTACCGCAGAAGTTTTCGATATAACTCCGCTGAATATCTTTACGATCATATGGCCTTCCTGAAAAAAGAATTCAATATCCGGCACGTTTTCTTCTATGATGACCTGTTCACCTTCAACCGCGAGAGGATCGAAAAATTCTGCGGACTCTTGCAGACCAGACCGCTGGGAATGACCTTTAATTGCGCTGTGCGCGTGGGGCATATCGATGACGCGCTGCTCAAGATGCTCAAGGCATCAGGCTGCTGGATGGTGAGCCTCGGCATAGAGTCGGGCGCACCCGAGATCCTTGCCCGGCATAAAACTAAAGTGGATTTCAACGAAATGAAGACCACCGTCAAACGGATCCAGAAGAGCGGGCTGAGGGCCAAGGGCCTTTTCATGATGGGACTTCCTGGTGAAACAGAGGAAACGATAAAAGTGACGGCCGATTTCATCACGGACCTTGAACTCGATGACATGAACATGACCAAATTCACGCCTTTTCCCGGATCCCCCATCTACCAGACCATTCGTGAAGAAGGCGTGTTTGAGGAAAAGTGGGAACTCATGAACTGCCTGAACTTTGTCTTCGTGCCCCGGGGGATCGAGTCCAAGGAGCGGCTCGATGAACTTTACAAACAGTTCATCAAGCGTTTTTACACCGGGAAGAACTGGACCCGTAAATTCGGTCCGCTGATGTTCAAGTCTCCCCACAGTACCTATCGGATTTTCAGGAACCTGCCGACGTTTCTCAAGATCAAGCGTGATTTTGAGCCGAAAAAATAGAGGTATCTGTCCGGTATTGTTCTGATAGAAAATTGTAATGCCCTAAAACACCCTCCCGGCTCGATCCGCCGTATTGCCAAAACCAACCACAGAGAACACCGAGAAAATATTGAAATATTAAGCGGGTATGGGAAAACATCTAAGCTCCCCCTCTGTGCTCTCATTGAAAGAGGGGCGTGAACGGTTATACTGGCTGAAACTGCGTCAGGCGACGGGCATCATATCCGAACGGACCAGGCGTCAGTGCGCAGGGTAGGCCCCACTCATATGTTGCAAAATCCCATAGCCGTAAAATACCCCATATTTATGATGGATACTCGGCAAAACATGTTGACAAGACAAAGAGCTCACTGTTATACTTGACCCGCTATTGTCGATTTATCGCTTCAGATTTCCATTTATGAGATTCAGCAGGCGCGCCTTGCGACGAAACGAGGTAGTGGACCTGAATAATTGCTCCACAGAATAGATCACCGATGGAAGCCAAGCGTTACAATACGATAACAAAAATAACCTGCCCTGTTCTCTTCGGGATCATAAAACGGCAGCGCTTGTTCACCCATCTTGATATGGAGAAAAACAAGCGAATTATATGGGTCTCAGGACCGGGAGGATCTGGCAAAACCACGCTCGTTGCCTCTTTTCTCGCGTCTCGCAAGGTTCCGACGCTCTGGTACCAGGCGGATGCTGGAGACGCGGACTTGGCGACGTTCTTCTATTATTTGAGCCTTGCCGCCAAGAAAGCCGCGCCCAAGGCGAGGAAACCACTTCCCATTTTGACCCCGGAATACCTGCTCGGAGTTGAAGTTTTCGCACGCAGGTACTTTGAAGGTCTCTATGGGCGATTAAAGAAGCCATCCGCTATCGTCATCGACAATTATCAAGATGTGCCACCCGGCTCCGGGCTCCACGAAATCATCCATGCCGGTTTTTCCCAGGTTCCCGAAGGCCTCCAGATTATCCTGATCAGCAGAAATGAACCCCCGTTCGCTCTCATGCGTCTGCAGGCCAACAATGTCATGGCTGTACTCAGATGGGACGAACTCAGGCTCGATCCCATTGAAATCGAAGAATTCGTACGGCTGAAGCTGGGGAAGAGGCTGGAACCAGAAGCGTTGCGCCGTTTGCGCGACACGACCGACGGGTGGGCGGCCGGCTTGGTGCTCATGGTTGAAGGGGGCGCGTCCGAGAAAGCCATGACGCCCGCACAGACAACGCTTCCCAAAGAGCGAATATTTGAATATTTCGCGGCAGAGGTCTTCGAGAGATTGGGAAAAGAAACCCAGGAGTTGCTTCTCAAAACAGCATACCTTCCCAAACTAACTGCTGCAATGGCACATAAACTCACCAGCCTGGACAAAGCCGAACAAATTTTGTCTGACCTGAACCGTCACAATTTCTTTACGACAAAGCATGCTCAGCATGACACCGCATATCAATACCATCCGCTTTTCCGTGAATTTTTACTGGCCCACTGCGGTCGCGTGTTCTCCATGGTTGAGCTTACAAGCCTCAAGATTGGCACCGCAATCATACTCGAGGAAGCCGGACAGGGAGAAGCGGCGGTAGAACTATTTCAGCAGGCAGGCGACTGGCAAAATGCGGCCCGATTGATTGCGAGTCTTGCGCCCGGCATTATCGCGCAGGGCCGCGCGCTTGTAGTACAAGGCTGGGCGGCCCGATTTCCGCTGGATGCGCTTGAACGGGCGCCCTGGCTACTCTATTGGCGTGGCATTGCCATGATGCCCTATAGCCCGGTGAAGAGCAGAGAAGATTTCGAAAGAACATTTGAGCTTTTTAAAGGCAATGATGACAGGGCAGGCTTGTATCTTTCCTGGGCTGGGGCGGTGGATAGCATTTTCTTCGGCTCCGAATTTACCATGCTTGATCGGCTGATTTCCATCATGGGAAAAATGCGGAGGGAATATCCGGAATTTCCATCCGAGGAGATCGAGGCTGTAGTTGGCGTGGGTATGTTCAGCGCGCTTGCGTGGAGACAGCCATCCCACCATGAGATTCCACTTTGGGAGACACGGGCATGGAATGTGCTGCGCGCTTTTCCTGATGAGAACCTTCGCATTAAATCGGGAATGTATATCGTGGTCTATAATTTGTGGGTTGGAGAAGTAGACAAAGCCCGTTCAGCGCTTGACATACTTTTTGAAACGGTAAAATCGGAGAAAGTCACCGACTTCATGCGATTGTCCGTAAAAACCACTGAAGCGCTCTATCTCTTCTTCACTGGCGCTTGCGAAACCTGCGTTAAAACGGTCCGTGAAACGATTGCTCTCGCAGGAAAAACCGGCATCCATGTGTGGGATGTTCATGTTACTGAACATGGTATCGCCGCAGCCCTGAGCATGGGTGATTTGGGTCTCGCTGAAACTCTTTTAAAAACCATAAATACGGATCCCGCCGCGATCCGACGACTTGATTATGCTGTATATCAATTGATCAAAGCATGGGAATGCATGAGCAAAGCCTCAATGAGTGCAGCAATACAAGCCTGTCAGGAAGCAACCGATCTATTCCGGAACATAGGATTTATTCCAGCAATTGCGGCCAGCTGTATTTTTACGTGCGAAGCGCTTTACGAATATGATAAAAAAGAGGAAGCCCGGCACTATTTATCTCAAGCATATAAAATTGCGATAAGCATGAAGAGCTCCATGCTTGCGTACATGTGTTACATAATTGAGGCCGATCAAGCATATAGCAGTGAACAGGAAAGAAAAGGGTTGGGGCTGCTTCGGAAGGCGATGAAACTTGGCCGCGACAAAGGCTTCTCAAATATGTATCTTTGGCGGCCAGAGGTCATGGCGAACCTTTGCGCAAAGGCACTGGAGGCCGGAATCGAGACGGAATATGTCCAGAGTCTTATCCGTAGGCGCGGACTTGTGCCGGTGGAAAATTCTATTGTCCCAGAAAACTGGCCATATCCGCTGCAAGTGCATACCTTGGGAAGATTCGAGATCTTGGAGGACGGGAAACCTGTTGTTTTTTCCGGCAAGGCGCAACAGAAACCGCTTGCGCTGCTCAAAGCGCTCATTGCCCTGGGGGGGGAGGCTGTGCCCGAGGAGCGGATTGCCGATGCCCTTTGGCCCGAGGCGGACGGATATTCGGCGCACCGATCCTGCGAACTGGCCTTGTACCGCCTGCGAAAAATTCTCGGCAACGACAATGCGGTTCGGCTTCATGCCGGCAAGCTCACTCTTGACCTGAGGCATTGCTCAGTGGATGTACGGAACCTTGAACGGATGATTGAGATGGCCGAACAGGGCTGGAGGGCGCTTCAGGAGGACGTGAAGGGGAAAAGGAGCGAGAAGGAAAGAGTTTGTCGGAAGGATGTTGTTCAACTGACGGAAAAGATCCTTTCGCAGTATAAAGGACACTTTCTAACGGGCGATGTAAAGGAGCCTTGGACATCGGCGCTTCGGGACCGCCTGAAAAGCAAGTTCATCCATTTCACGGGTATGCTGGGCAGGCACTGGGAAGAAGAGGGAAAGCTCGATCTGTCCGCTGCCTGTTTTCAAAAAGGGATTGAAATCGATGATTTATGCGAAGAATTCTATCAACGGCTCATGGTCTGCAATCTCAAGCTCGGCCGCAAGGCCGAAGCGGCTACGACCTATCAATGTTGCTGTAATCGTCTATTAACAGCTCTCGGCATCACTCCATCGTCAATAACGGAAGAAATTTATCGCGCTATCAGCAGCGCATGATGTTTTCCGTTACTTTCCCTGTTTTATTCTGCGATCTTTACAGATTTCTTTGCGAGGTTGTCGTCGATTTCGGCATGTCATGGTATTGATGATCGTTTATTTTGACCCGGATTCAACCACCATGAATGGCGACTGCCTACCCGTATGAATTCGCATCCATGGGCTCGCAGATACTTCAGCAGCGCTTCCCGCTTCATACGGTAATTGACTCTTCTATGTACTCGGAACCGACTGCGGATATGGCATCCTGACGGATAAAATCAAGGGCCTCCTTGAGCGTTTGTCGAAGACTGTCGATCAACTCCTCGCGTGTTCGTTCCTGGCAATTTATCCCGGGTATTTCCTCTATCCAGCCGATCCATCAGTTCTCCGATTGTTTCATTACAGCGGTGTATTGTCTGTCCACAATGTGTCCTCCGTTCCGGACTGTTTCGATCATAGCAACATTGTATGATATGCACGTTTGCATTTCAAGTGGTATTTCGGTTTCGCGGTAGCTAATGACATTCGATTTGATGCGAACAAGCCACCCCGGTCGAAAACGTCACTATCTTGTCGTTGCGGAAACAACCCTCCTCCTAAAATTACAATTTGCGCGAATCCGTGTGTTATCCGTGTGTTTCCGTCTTGTATAATCTCCTCGGTAAAAACATACATCTTCGGCCCCGGCTTGCCGAATGATACCGGCTATAGCTGGTTCAAGAGGGATTAATGAAACGCTATAATGGCGACCATACGGCGCTTGGCGAAAGACGAAAAAACGAGTTCAGGACGGAGCTCGGGCGCCGGATACGCAAGCTGCGGCAAAAAAGACGGCTAACCCAGGAACATTTGGCCGAACAATCCGGCATCAATGCCAAGTACCTGGGAGAGCTGGAACGGGGAATAAAAAACCCCACTGCCGTCATGGTCGGCAAAATCGCCGCAGCCCTGGATTCGCCGGTCTGCTCGCTTCTGAATTCACTGCATGAGCGCGTGTGCCCGTGCAGCGATGCCGCTGATATAATCGGAAAGTTGCTTGCGGGAAGAGAACGCCGGGAAGTGCGAAAAGCGGTAAGGATCATCGAGGCTTTGTTCGAGGATGAAGAGGCATGATGAGCCGGGGAAGTATGAATGCGAGAGGAGTAAAAAGCGCCTTTGGTATCCTTTTTTCATTCCTTATGGTGCCTGTCGTGATATCAAGGAAGAATATTGGATAAATAAGCACTATTCGATCTATCAATTACGAAATCGAATTACTTTTTCTCCAATATTTTGATTGCCAGCTCATGGATGAACTTGATGTCCGCCGGAGTGCGGGTTTGCAGATATGCGATCAAGTCTGCAAGTTCTCTGGCTGGCTTATTCGTAATCTTCTTTTTCGAGGGATAGATAAGGTCTTCGACCGGCATTTTTAGTGCGGCGGCGATATTTTTCAAGGTCTCAACAGTAGGGACGCCGCCGAGGCCCCTTTCGATCTTGCCGACGCTGTCTACGCTTAAATGCACAAGTTCCGCGAACTGACTCTGTGTCAGTTTCAGCGCTTTCCGGAGTTCTCGTATTTTTTTGGAGATATCACTGTGCGCCATTAGTTCACCTTTGGTCAGTATATTAGGCGAACCGAAAACAAAAAAACAGGGACTATGATACGGAATTATATGTTGACAATAAAGCGTATATGTGCTTGAATGCAATCGGTTGAAAAGGTTTGTGTCATTGGTGCATTCGCGGTTTATTCGGAATAATGAGCTGTCTAAATGACAGCCTTTCTTATACATATCCGAGAAATAACGAGATTGCCACACATCGAGTTGATGCTGCCCTATAGCATAGAACACAATTATGTCTAATCGAAAGGGGATATGCAAAATGAAGAATCGGTTGTTTAAGTTTACGGTACTGATGGCGTTGTGTGGTGTTTTGTCGGTGGTGACAGGTTGCGCCTCATTCATGGAATATGGAAAGCTGGAAAAAAGCGCCCGTGAATCTTATGAGGCCAAGAACTATGACACAGCTGTGTTTACTGTAGTCAAATCGCTCAAGTTGGATCCGACGTATGATAAGTCACAGGCGTTAATCAAGGAGGCTTACCCGAAAGCAGTAGATGTACATGAAAGTAGGATTCAAGAACTGAGTGCCGGTTCCGCGAAGTTCAAATGGGACGAAGTTGTTCAAGAGTACAATGCCCTAACAAGCATCCATCAGGCAATAAAAAGTTTGCCGCCGCTGGCGGAAGGAAAAACAAAAGAGACGATTAAGTTCGATCTAAAAAACTATTCAGATAATTTTGCGAAGGCGAAATCGAGCGCCGCGGAAGCCCATTATCAGGAGGGTTTGCGCCTAAGCAAGAACGATGAAGTGGATGTCCAGAAACAGGCAGCCAAGGAATTTAAAGCTGCAGGGCAATTTGTCGCTGGTTACAAAGATGCCCAAGAGCTCTATGAAAAGTGCCGCAAGTCAGGAATAAAAAGAATTGCCATTATCCCCTTTGAGGATAAATCCGGCAAAGGCGGCAAATATGGCGCTGTAGCGGAAACCGTTCTGGATCAGATTGTCAGTGATGTGATGAATGATCAAAGCGCAATGGAATTTTTAGAAGTAATCTCGCGAGATCAAATGGAGCAGGTCATGCAGGAGCAGAAACTCGGGATGACCGGTCTGCTCGATGAACAAACAGCCGTCAAGGTCGGCAAGATACTTGGTGTGCATGAGATATTGACGGGAAAAATCACCTCGATTGCATATACGCCTGAAAGGACAACACAAAAGAATGTCCGCGAGAAGGAAAGTGTTGTTGTTGGTGAACAAAAATACACAGACAATAAAGGCAGGGAACAGACAAAAAATATTTACGGTGATGTTTTTGCGACAGTAACGATTTATTCGCGCTCCGCAGGGGCATCCATTGCGGGGTCTTATAAACTGATCGAGGTTAAAACCGCCAAGCTCAAGAAAAGCGACTCCTTTATTGGGAAAGAAGATTTCAGTTGCGAATGGGCAGCATTCACCGGCGATGAAAAAGCTTTAAGCAGTAGCAGTTCAGCGCTCGCCCGGAAAAGTGAAATGGTGGCTCCATCAGAGGAGGAAATGGTCAGTAAGGCGGAGAAAAACCTGTCGCTTTCGCTGGCCAGCGCATTGAAGACGTATGCGCGATAGGCAGGCTGTATTTCTGACTTCAAATTGAGTGTACCGTACGAACAGTGAGATTAAGCGTTATGCCTCGCTCACCTTGACAATTTAGCAGTTCTTAGCTGGAGATTGTCAAGGTGAGTTTTTATAGACAAGATGAATCCAAATTGTAAAAGCCTTATATCTATTTGTCATCATTTACGTAAATTTATAGCTAAAGAAGATTTGGTATGGCTATCTGACAGATTATACAGAATGCGATTAACGAAATATTTTTTGAAAAAATGAAAAAGACAATGAGAAATTCTAATAAATCTATAATAGCTCTGTTTCTGATACTTGGATGCATTAGTGCCTGCAATACAGGCAACAACAAGGATGTCACTAATGGTTCGACGGCAGCGACGGCAGAAACAGTATTTTCCGCAGACGAAGGTGGTTCCGTCGTAAATGCCGGTGGCGGACCGTTGCAATGGCCATTGGACAATTCATTCGGCGCACCGTTGCGCGAGGTGTTGCCAATGACCAATAATTTTCTCCATCAACGTTCGACGGGTGATTATCATTTGGGGCTTGATTTAGCGGCAACCGAATATAGCGATGTCTTGGCTGTCGGAGACGGCCAAATCGTACTTTCCACCTTCAGGCCGGGTACCGGGAACTGGGGCGGTATCATCATACTTCAAATAACGCAACCGCAGCCGTTTTTTGTCATCTATGGTCATGTCGATGATGCGAGCAGACCCGCGCTGAATACGACCGTGAGTAAGGGCAGCGTGATAGCGAAGATCGAAAAAAGCGGGACACATACCTGGCCAACACATTTACATTTTCAGATAGGCACCGGCTTGTATAGCCGCTTTTCCAGTGTTTGGCTGAGCCCACCGGGTTACGCCGTCACCGTTGATACAGCTCTTTGGAAAGACCCCATACCCTATTTGTCGCAATTCAAAATCAGTACAGCGGTACAGGAAATCGCAAACGGAATTGATGATGACGCCAATGGATTGATCGATGATTGTGCATCGTGCTGGATTGCTATATATCGCTTCAGAGACCCAAACACCGGGGCCAGAATGTGGAACAACATCACAACACCACCTGCTGCCTACTCGGGCTATGTATATGAGATTGAAGCCTGGGTTGCCGCAACCAATCCCATACCCAATACATTCCATGTTGTTCAGTGCTCAAAATTAACTGATCATATTTTGGTTGAAAAGAACAGCGCGGATTACCAGGCATTAATCAATGCCGGATACACGCAAACTGCGGATTTGGGGTACGCATGGAGATTGAACGCGGTGGATAGAAGCAAAAAATATCTCGGCACGAATTACAATGTTTG
This DNA window, taken from Nitrospirota bacterium, encodes the following:
- a CDS encoding B12-binding domain-containing radical SAM protein, with product MKILLVKPHPQLLVAKRLQEGFLHLEPLELEMVAGGVPLEDEVVIQDLSFEKDPILGFQNKVREMKPHIVGFTGYSSQSALVKTLAGLVKKHDPKIVTVVGGTHATIIPADYALNGEGIDIIVRGEGGTAFAEIVRRFKKGEPLAFGEAVLSPKDPGFAEKAAALPPEFPPVDQIPRARRELVDRSRYFCVWTSSTEKRLDTIFPRTASMRTSTGCAFSCSFCVVHHLMRGKYLQRQPEDVVDEIEKIAENHIYFVDDETFLNKDRLTKIANLLLEKGIKKKYISWARADTIVKYPDLFKLWKQAGLSVVYVGLEAMVGSRLDKYKKRTTVDTNRKAIEILKEIGITLHASFMVDPDFSVQDFRDLEKEIMKVCPAEVTFTVFSPSPGTDLWHTHKNDYIVDPYLYYDCMHTILATKLDMNTFYAHFAKLSRVALQANPLRVNKVKVPFKELVRIIYLGTRYIFAMRNIYKDYLPKKRA
- a CDS encoding acyl--CoA ligase; translation: MNIFDTIKRETEALSQKTAVIEDDDRITYGQLINGAERLADTLRQRGVGRLHRVGLFCDDSIDYIIASLAILSLSAVVVPISPEQTAEEAENVINIIDIDYLIAEPRLWQGGYGDPLQSNGLFKKEFTIVKRTTRERPKAEYFRINPAFIRFSSGTTGMSKGVVLSHEAIIERTDAADKGLQITSNDTVLWVLSMSFHFVVTILLFLRRGATIVLCGHRYPISLIEGIKSHKGTFIYSSPFYYSLLARTVALPGDALQHIRLAVSTAMKLPEQVAEEFFAKFGLELTEAYGIIEVGLPFIRLSGDKDKRGSVGKPLPDFEIFLDKKDADGVGEIRIKGKGMLDAYYSPWQGREAILNDGWFKTGDLGKIDQDGFLTIVGREKDVINFVGMKVFAQEVESVLNTHPQVKESLVYGAAHAQCGQLPMAKIVLRDKNDVMDANVLRRFCYQRLARYKVPKDFEFVDQLAKTASGKLKR
- a CDS encoding B12-binding domain-containing radical SAM protein yields the protein MKILLINPFGSNWVEGREDVSETAIRMAPIGILSIAAYLLEKRHEVEVHDCRGAVSRIGADDVLSRVKSFKPDMIGFTAVTSGFLNAYRLTEEIKKTVSDVTIIFGGVHVSALRAKILESYPAIDFLVTGEGEKAMAELAAGAKLGSIQGLVYREGTEIRDNGLRNDLCELDSLPFPAYHKLEGFPKKFEAALFNYPKAPSATIISSRGCPYQCSYCDRSVYRRSFRYNSAEYLYDHMAFLKKEFNIRHVFFYDDLFTFNRERIEKFCGLLQTRPLGMTFNCAVRVGHIDDALLKMLKASGCWMVSLGIESGAPEILARHKTKVDFNEMKTTVKRIQKSGLRAKGLFMMGLPGETEETIKVTADFITDLELDDMNMTKFTPFPGSPIYQTIREEGVFEEKWELMNCLNFVFVPRGIESKERLDELYKQFIKRFYTGKNWTRKFGPLMFKSPHSTYRIFRNLPTFLKIKRDFEPKK
- a CDS encoding type II toxin-antitoxin system HicB family antitoxin; this translates as MGWIEEIPGINCQERTREELIDSLRQTLKEALDFIRQDAISAVGSEYIEESITV
- a CDS encoding helix-turn-helix domain-containing protein; translated protein: MKRYNGDHTALGERRKNEFRTELGRRIRKLRQKRRLTQEHLAEQSGINAKYLGELERGIKNPTAVMVGKIAAALDSPVCSLLNSLHERVCPCSDAADIIGKLLAGRERREVRKAVRIIEALFEDEEA
- a CDS encoding helix-turn-helix domain-containing protein, with translation MAHSDISKKIRELRKALKLTQSQFAELVHLSVDSVGKIERGLGGVPTVETLKNIAAALKMPVEDLIYPSKKKITNKPARELADLIAYLQTRTPADIKFIHELAIKILEKK
- a CDS encoding CsgG/HfaB family protein — encoded protein: MKNRLFKFTVLMALCGVLSVVTGCASFMEYGKLEKSARESYEAKNYDTAVFTVVKSLKLDPTYDKSQALIKEAYPKAVDVHESRIQELSAGSAKFKWDEVVQEYNALTSIHQAIKSLPPLAEGKTKETIKFDLKNYSDNFAKAKSSAAEAHYQEGLRLSKNDEVDVQKQAAKEFKAAGQFVAGYKDAQELYEKCRKSGIKRIAIIPFEDKSGKGGKYGAVAETVLDQIVSDVMNDQSAMEFLEVISRDQMEQVMQEQKLGMTGLLDEQTAVKVGKILGVHEILTGKITSIAYTPERTTQKNVREKESVVVGEQKYTDNKGREQTKNIYGDVFATVTIYSRSAGASIAGSYKLIEVKTAKLKKSDSFIGKEDFSCEWAAFTGDEKALSSSSSALARKSEMVAPSEEEMVSKAEKNLSLSLASALKTYAR
- a CDS encoding M23 family metallopeptidase, whose translation is MKKTMRNSNKSIIALFLILGCISACNTGNNKDVTNGSTAATAETVFSADEGGSVVNAGGGPLQWPLDNSFGAPLREVLPMTNNFLHQRSTGDYHLGLDLAATEYSDVLAVGDGQIVLSTFRPGTGNWGGIIILQITQPQPFFVIYGHVDDASRPALNTTVSKGSVIAKIEKSGTHTWPTHLHFQIGTGLYSRFSSVWLSPPGYAVTVDTALWKDPIPYLSQFKISTAVQEIANGIDDDANGLIDDCASCWIAIYRFRDPNTGARMWNNITTPPAAYSGYVYEIEAWVAATNPIPNTFHVVQCSKLTDHILVEKNSADYQALINAGYTQTADLGYAWRLNAVDRSKKYLGTNYNVCPVYRFSYSANGLGAHLFTRGADNLTGMTCESPARFEIITTHECFSAPPCN